The following are encoded in a window of Kaistia algarum genomic DNA:
- a CDS encoding undecaprenyl-diphosphate phosphatase — protein sequence MDTQSLLDALILGLIEGLTEFIPVSSTGHLLLAGHFLGFQSPGRAFEVLIQLGAILAILTVYFRRIIEIIRDFPSDPATRRFVYGVLIAFLPAVIIGVAAHGFIKAVLFESPMLVCIALILGGFVLLIVDRLDVNPRYHDATRFPLGMYFVIGLAQCLAMIPGVSRSGSTVVAAMLLGGDKRSAAEFSFFLALPTMAGAFAYDLYKNRDAITGAAALDITIGFIAAFVTAVFVVRHLLDFVSRRGFAPFAYWRILVGSVGLAALLTFG from the coding sequence ATGGATACCCAGAGTCTGCTGGATGCCCTCATACTCGGCCTCATTGAAGGCCTGACGGAGTTCATCCCCGTCTCGTCCACCGGTCACCTGCTCCTCGCCGGGCATTTCCTCGGTTTCCAGAGCCCGGGCCGCGCCTTCGAGGTGCTCATCCAACTCGGCGCCATCCTCGCCATCCTCACGGTCTATTTCCGCCGCATCATCGAGATCATCCGCGATTTCCCCTCCGATCCGGCAACGCGGCGATTCGTTTATGGCGTGCTGATCGCCTTCCTCCCTGCCGTCATCATCGGCGTCGCGGCGCATGGCTTCATCAAGGCGGTCCTGTTCGAAAGCCCGATGCTGGTCTGCATCGCGCTCATCCTCGGCGGTTTCGTGCTGCTGATCGTCGACCGGCTGGATGTTAACCCGCGCTATCATGACGCGACGCGCTTTCCGCTCGGCATGTATTTCGTGATCGGCCTTGCGCAGTGCCTCGCCATGATCCCTGGCGTTTCGCGTTCAGGATCGACGGTGGTTGCGGCGATGCTGCTTGGCGGTGACAAGCGCTCGGCGGCGGAATTTTCGTTCTTCCTGGCGCTGCCCACCATGGCGGGAGCGTTCGCCTACGACCTCTACAAGAACCGCGATGCGATCACGGGCGCCGCAGCGCTCGATATCACCATCGGCTTCATCGCCGCGTTCGTGACGGCCGTATTCGTCGTGCGCCATCTGCTCGACTTCGTCAGCCGCCGCGGCTTCGCACCCTTCGCCTATTGGCGCATCCTGGTCGGCAGCGTCGGCCTCGCCGCGCTACTGACCTTTGGCTGA
- a CDS encoding complex I NDUFA9 subunit family protein produces the protein MTTHSGKLVTVFGGSGFIGRHAIRALAKRGWRIRAAVRRPDLAGHLQPLGTVGQIMPIQANLRYRWSIDRAVEDADAVVNLVGILHESGRQTFGAVQTFGAHAVAEATRNAGIPTLVHQSAIGADPRSDSAYARSKAEAEAAVFETMPGAVVLRPSIVFGPEDRFFNRFADMAQMMPFLPLVGGGATKLQPVFVGDVAEAIARAVEGQVPGGKVYELGGPEVKSFRECMELLLAEIERPRPLLPLPFSLARALASVMQRLPNPMLTVDQVRLLAHDNIVSSAALHEGRTLSGLGIQPTNLSAVLPSYLVRFKPHGQFDHKRTG, from the coding sequence ATGACGACCCATAGCGGCAAGCTGGTCACGGTATTCGGCGGCTCGGGCTTCATCGGTCGCCACGCGATTCGCGCCTTGGCGAAGCGCGGCTGGCGCATTCGCGCCGCCGTGCGCCGGCCCGATCTCGCTGGCCATCTGCAGCCGCTCGGCACCGTCGGCCAGATCATGCCGATCCAGGCCAATCTGCGCTATCGCTGGTCGATCGACCGCGCGGTCGAGGACGCGGACGCCGTGGTCAATTTGGTCGGCATCCTGCATGAGAGTGGCCGCCAGACCTTCGGGGCGGTGCAGACCTTCGGCGCCCATGCCGTGGCGGAAGCCACCCGCAACGCCGGCATCCCGACCCTCGTGCACCAATCGGCGATCGGAGCCGACCCGCGCTCCGATTCGGCCTATGCGCGCAGCAAGGCGGAAGCCGAGGCGGCCGTATTCGAGACGATGCCAGGAGCCGTCGTGCTGCGGCCATCCATCGTCTTCGGCCCGGAGGATCGCTTCTTCAACCGCTTCGCCGACATGGCGCAGATGATGCCGTTCCTGCCACTGGTCGGCGGCGGCGCTACCAAGCTGCAGCCGGTCTTCGTCGGCGACGTCGCCGAGGCCATTGCCCGTGCCGTCGAGGGACAGGTCCCGGGCGGCAAGGTCTATGAGCTCGGCGGACCGGAGGTAAAGAGCTTCCGCGAATGCATGGAATTGCTGCTGGCCGAAATCGAGCGCCCGCGTCCGCTGCTGCCGCTTCCCTTCAGCCTCGCCCGTGCGCTTGCCTCGGTGATGCAGCGCCTGCCCAATCCGATGCTGACCGTCGATCAGGTCCGCCTGCTCGCCCATGACAATATCGTCTCGTCGGCGGCGCTTCATGAGGGCCGGACGCTCTCCGGCCTCGGCATCCAGCCGACCAATCTTTCGGCTGTCCTTCCGTCCTATCTCGTCCGGTTCAAGCCGCACGGACAGTTCGACCACAAGCGGACGGGCTGA
- the hrcA gene encoding heat-inducible transcriptional repressor HrcA, with product MSGERANPETTASALAQLDRRSREIFRRIVDSYLETGEPLGSRNLARILPMSLSPASVRNVMSDLENLGLVYSPHTSAGRLPTESGLRLFVDSMLEVGDLTAEERRDIEARVVAGGASRSTDDVLADASRMLSGLSRGAGVVLASKSDQRLKHIEFVRLEPTRALVVLVGVDGSVENRLIDLDPGVSPSALMEAANYLNNHLRGRTLSEARSEVLLRQGEARAELDQLTAGLVDAGLASWAEAASGRPDTLIVRGQANLLEDVHAAEDLERIRLLFDDIETQKELVRLLGDAEDGEGVRIFIGSENKLFSLSGSSLVVSPYRDSERRVVGVLGVIGPTRLNYARIVPMVDYTAKLVGRLIR from the coding sequence GTGTCCGGCGAACGCGCGAATCCTGAAACGACAGCGTCGGCGCTCGCGCAGCTGGACCGGCGCTCTCGCGAAATTTTCCGCCGCATCGTCGACAGCTATCTTGAGACCGGCGAACCGCTCGGTTCGCGCAATCTCGCGCGCATATTGCCGATGTCGCTCTCGCCCGCTTCCGTCCGAAACGTCATGTCGGACCTTGAGAATCTCGGCCTGGTCTATTCGCCGCATACGTCGGCCGGCCGGTTGCCGACAGAGAGTGGGCTGCGCCTTTTCGTTGATTCCATGCTGGAGGTCGGCGATCTAACCGCGGAAGAACGACGCGACATTGAAGCGCGCGTCGTTGCCGGCGGCGCCAGCCGCTCCACCGACGATGTCCTTGCCGATGCGAGCCGCATGCTGTCCGGCCTCTCGCGCGGGGCCGGCGTGGTGCTTGCCTCCAAGAGCGACCAGCGCCTGAAGCATATCGAATTCGTGCGCCTGGAACCGACACGGGCTCTGGTTGTGCTCGTTGGTGTGGATGGATCGGTCGAGAACCGGCTCATCGATCTCGATCCAGGCGTTTCCCCGTCGGCGCTGATGGAGGCCGCCAATTATCTCAACAACCATCTGCGCGGCCGCACCCTTTCTGAAGCGCGGTCTGAAGTGCTGCTGCGCCAGGGCGAGGCACGGGCGGAGCTCGACCAGCTGACGGCTGGTCTGGTCGATGCAGGCCTCGCCAGTTGGGCCGAGGCCGCCTCCGGCCGACCGGATACCCTCATCGTCCGCGGCCAGGCCAATCTGCTGGAGGATGTCCACGCGGCGGAGGATCTCGAGCGCATCCGCCTGCTCTTCGACGATATCGAGACGCAGAAGGAACTGGTGCGCCTGCTGGGTGATGCCGAGGACGGCGAGGGTGTGCGCATTTTCATCGGCTCGGAAAACAAGCTGTTCTCGCTCTCCGGCTCATCGCTGGTCGTCTCGCCCTATCGCGATTCCGAGCGCCGCGTCGTCGGCGTGCTCGGCGTCATCGGGCCGACGCGGCTGAACTATGCGCGCATCGTGCCGATGGTGGACTACACCGCGAAGCTGGTGGGGCGCCTCATCCGCTGA
- the rph gene encoding ribonuclease PH: MRPSKRAPDALRTVSFERGVAKHAEGSCLVKFGDTHVLCTASLEEKPPSWLRGSGKGWVTAEYGMLPRSTGDRMRRESTAGKQSGRTQEIQRLIGRSLRAVVDLVHLGEKQITIDCDVLQADGGTRTASVTGGFIALAECLNWMKSRDMVGPKVIRDHVAAISVGIYRGKPVLDLDYAEDSEAETDANFVMTGSGGIVEIQGTAEGKPFDEAELTAMLALARQGIGELIEMQKAVLA; encoded by the coding sequence ATGCGACCTTCGAAACGCGCTCCCGACGCGCTGCGCACTGTCTCGTTCGAACGTGGCGTCGCCAAGCATGCCGAGGGCTCTTGCCTCGTCAAATTCGGCGACACGCACGTCCTTTGCACAGCGAGCCTCGAGGAGAAGCCGCCATCCTGGCTTCGCGGCAGCGGCAAGGGCTGGGTGACGGCCGAATATGGCATGTTGCCGCGTTCGACCGGGGACCGCATGCGCCGCGAATCGACCGCCGGCAAGCAGTCGGGCCGCACGCAGGAAATCCAGCGACTGATCGGGCGCTCGCTGCGCGCCGTTGTCGATCTCGTCCATCTCGGCGAGAAGCAGATCACCATCGATTGCGACGTCCTGCAGGCCGATGGCGGCACGCGGACCGCCTCCGTCACCGGCGGCTTCATCGCGCTCGCCGAATGCCTCAACTGGATGAAGTCTCGCGACATGGTCGGACCGAAGGTGATCCGCGACCATGTCGCCGCCATTTCGGTCGGCATCTATCGCGGAAAGCCCGTGCTCGATCTCGACTATGCCGAGGATTCGGAAGCTGAGACCGACGCCAATTTCGTCATGACCGGATCGGGCGGCATCGTCGAGATCCAGGGAACGGCGGAAGGCAAGCCCTTCGACGAGGCGGAGCTTACCGCCATGCTGGCGCTGGCCCGGCAGGGCATTGGCGAACTGATCGAGATGCAGAAAGCCGTACTTGCCTGA
- the rdgB gene encoding RdgB/HAM1 family non-canonical purine NTP pyrophosphatase, whose protein sequence is MTHRLKPGDTLVVASHNKGKLREFADLLAPFGLKTVSAGELGLPEPPETGTTFEENAAIKAHAAATASGFAALSDDSGLCVDAIGGDPGVYSADWAAPDKDFARAMRNVEEKLQQVGALAPEARKGRFVAVLCLAFPDGTTRYYRGEIEGTMVWPPRGELGFGYDPMFLPEGHERTFGEMAAEEKHGWSAGRTDALSHRARAFSLFAASELGD, encoded by the coding sequence ATGACGCACCGCCTCAAGCCCGGCGACACGCTCGTCGTCGCCAGCCACAACAAGGGCAAATTGCGCGAATTCGCGGATTTGTTGGCGCCGTTCGGGCTGAAGACTGTCTCGGCCGGCGAGCTCGGCCTGCCCGAGCCGCCCGAGACCGGGACGACCTTCGAGGAAAACGCCGCCATCAAGGCGCATGCCGCAGCCACCGCTTCGGGCTTTGCGGCGCTTTCCGACGATTCCGGCCTCTGCGTCGATGCGATCGGCGGCGACCCTGGCGTCTACTCGGCCGATTGGGCGGCTCCCGACAAGGATTTCGCCCGCGCCATGCGCAATGTCGAGGAAAAGCTGCAGCAGGTGGGTGCCCTGGCGCCCGAGGCGCGGAAGGGCCGCTTCGTCGCCGTGCTTTGCCTCGCCTTTCCCGATGGCACGACGCGCTATTATCGGGGCGAGATCGAAGGCACGATGGTCTGGCCGCCGCGCGGCGAGCTCGGCTTCGGCTACGACCCGATGTTCCTTCCCGAGGGCCATGAACGGACCTTCGGCGAGATGGCGGCGGAGGAAAAGCACGGCTGGTCTGCCGGCCGAACCGACGCGCTCTCCCATCGCGCCCGTGCCTTCTCGCTTTTCGCTGCATCCGAACTCGGAGACTGA
- the hemW gene encoding radical SAM family heme chaperone HemW, protein MAEPLDPGFGVYVHWPFCLAKCPYCDFNSHVRHHGVDEARFAAALTTEIRTLAEKVPGRRVGSIFLGGGTPSLMAPATVGAILDAIGGAWEVAPDVEVTLEANPTSVEAERFRGYRAAGVNRVSLGVQAMNDADLKALGRMHSVEDAMRAVDIARATFPRYSFDLIYARPGQTPQAWAAELESAIERASDHMSLYQLTIEPGTMFETLHKAGKLQIPDEDTAATLFEMTQEICDRHGRPAYEISNHAVPGGECRHNLLYWRYGEYAGVGPGAHGRLVMDGRRYATAATREPEKWLERVESWGDGIDTNDVLTPEEAGDELLLMGLRLTEGIDLRRYRKISGRPLDPSRLSDLIYHGMVEEISTDRVRATRAGAFVLDAVVADLAA, encoded by the coding sequence TTGGCGGAACCGCTCGACCCCGGCTTCGGCGTCTATGTGCACTGGCCCTTCTGCCTGGCCAAATGCCCCTATTGCGACTTCAATTCGCATGTCCGCCACCATGGCGTCGACGAAGCCCGCTTCGCCGCGGCGCTCACGACCGAGATCCGCACTCTGGCCGAGAAAGTGCCCGGGCGCCGTGTCGGCTCGATCTTCCTGGGCGGCGGCACGCCGTCGCTGATGGCGCCCGCGACCGTCGGGGCGATCCTCGATGCGATCGGCGGCGCCTGGGAAGTTGCTCCCGACGTCGAAGTGACGCTGGAAGCCAACCCGACCAGCGTCGAGGCCGAGCGCTTCCGCGGCTATCGTGCCGCCGGCGTCAACCGTGTCTCGCTCGGCGTCCAGGCAATGAACGACGCCGATCTGAAGGCGCTCGGCCGCATGCACAGCGTCGAGGACGCGATGCGTGCGGTAGACATCGCCCGCGCCACCTTCCCCCGATATTCCTTCGACTTGATCTATGCCCGCCCCGGCCAGACGCCGCAGGCCTGGGCGGCGGAACTCGAAAGTGCCATCGAGCGCGCCTCCGACCACATGTCGCTCTACCAGCTCACGATCGAGCCGGGGACGATGTTCGAGACGCTCCACAAGGCCGGCAAGCTGCAGATTCCCGACGAGGATACGGCGGCGACATTGTTTGAGATGACGCAGGAGATCTGCGATCGCCACGGACGGCCGGCCTATGAGATCTCGAACCATGCGGTTCCCGGCGGCGAATGCCGGCACAATTTGCTCTATTGGCGCTATGGCGAATATGCCGGTGTCGGCCCTGGTGCGCATGGACGGCTCGTCATGGACGGCCGGCGCTATGCGACGGCGGCGACCCGCGAGCCCGAGAAATGGCTGGAACGCGTCGAATCCTGGGGCGACGGCATCGATACCAACGACGTGCTGACGCCCGAGGAAGCCGGCGACGAGCTGCTGCTGATGGGCCTGCGCCTGACGGAGGGCATCGACCTCCGCCGCTATCGCAAGATCTCCGGGCGGCCTCTCGATCCGAGCCGGCTTTCCGATCTGATTTACCACGGCATGGTCGAAGAGATCTCGACCGATCGCGTCCGCGCCACGCGGGCCGGCGCCTTCGTGCTCGACGCCGTCGTCGCCGACCTAGCAGCCTGA
- a CDS encoding penicillin-binding protein activator gives MAALASTGLLSACTSPVSTSEGGPATSALPIPATGEVLGNGSVRVALIVPATATGNAGAIASNLKNAADLALREFQGANLQILVKDDRGTPEGARAAVSEAIQQGASLILGPLFAPSVGAAAAIARPAGIPVIAFSTDTTVASRGVYLLSFLPQSDIERIVSFAGMRGKHAIAALLPANGYGTVVEAALQKVATVNNSHIVAIERYQLDRVSMQVQTEAIVPVLQKRQADALLLPDAGDAAPFLAQILSAQNIKPGDIQILGSGQWDDPRIRSETALRGAWYPAPDKTTYDAFAARYQAAFGAAPLRAASLAYDAVSLAAGLASRYGQQAFTAQTITNPNGFLGVDGAFRFLQDGTNQRGLAVYEVGSGTVTQIDPAPRTFARTM, from the coding sequence ATGGCCGCTCTGGCCTCTACCGGATTGCTTTCCGCCTGCACATCGCCGGTTTCGACATCGGAGGGCGGACCGGCGACATCGGCGCTCCCGATCCCCGCGACCGGGGAGGTGCTCGGCAATGGCAGCGTCCGCGTGGCTCTGATCGTCCCCGCGACGGCGACCGGCAATGCCGGTGCCATCGCTTCGAACCTGAAGAATGCCGCTGATCTCGCCCTGCGCGAGTTCCAGGGTGCCAATCTGCAGATTCTGGTCAAGGATGACCGCGGCACGCCCGAAGGCGCCCGTGCCGCCGTGTCGGAGGCGATCCAGCAGGGCGCCTCGCTGATCCTCGGGCCGCTCTTCGCCCCGTCGGTCGGCGCGGCGGCGGCGATCGCGAGGCCCGCCGGCATTCCGGTGATCGCGTTCTCGACCGATACCACCGTTGCCTCTCGCGGCGTCTATCTTCTGAGCTTCCTGCCGCAGAGCGATATCGAGCGGATCGTTTCCTTCGCCGGCATGCGCGGCAAGCATGCGATCGCGGCGCTGCTGCCCGCCAATGGCTATGGCACCGTCGTCGAGGCCGCCTTGCAGAAGGTAGCGACCGTCAACAACAGCCATATCGTCGCCATCGAGCGCTATCAGCTCGACCGTGTCTCGATGCAGGTGCAGACCGAGGCGATCGTGCCGGTGTTGCAGAAGCGCCAGGCCGACGCGCTGCTCCTTCCCGATGCGGGCGATGCGGCGCCGTTCCTGGCCCAGATCCTCTCGGCGCAGAATATCAAGCCCGGCGATATCCAGATCCTCGGCTCCGGCCAGTGGGATGATCCGCGCATCCGCTCGGAAACGGCGCTTCGCGGCGCCTGGTATCCCGCGCCCGACAAGACGACCTATGATGCCTTTGCCGCCCGCTACCAGGCCGCTTTCGGCGCGGCGCCGCTCCGGGCCGCCTCGCTGGCCTATGATGCGGTCAGCCTGGCCGCCGGGCTCGCATCTCGTTATGGCCAGCAAGCCTTCACGGCCCAGACGATCACCAACCCGAACGGCTTTCTCGGTGTCGATGGCGCCTTCCGCTTCCTGCAGGACGGCACCAACCAGCGTGGGCTCGCCGTCTACGAAGTTGGCAGTGGCACGGTCACACAGATCGATCCGGCGCCGCGGACCTTTGCCCGCACGATGTGA
- the rsmI gene encoding 16S rRNA (cytidine(1402)-2'-O)-methyltransferase, with product MSMLTEARSFSIDGHVLPAPPLAPGLYIVSTPIGHLKDITIRALGTLACADLVACEDTRVTAVLTRHYGIKAPLLPYHEHNAEQQRPRILAALAENKVVALVSDAGTPLLSDPGFRLVGAVVEARHPVFPVPGASALLSALVTAALPTDAFLFAGFLPTRTVGRRKRLAELAATPATLVFYESPHRTADALADMAVVLGADRPAVVARELTKAFETVKRGTLGSLAAEFAAGPDPKGEIVILAGPPVAAIPEADDVDSLLIGLLAEHPLKEAAKLAAETTGLSRRDLYQRALELKDDPDDGA from the coding sequence ATGAGCATGCTCACGGAGGCGCGCAGCTTTTCGATCGACGGCCACGTCCTGCCGGCGCCGCCGCTCGCGCCGGGGCTCTATATCGTCTCGACGCCGATCGGCCATCTCAAGGACATCACCATCCGCGCGCTCGGGACGCTGGCATGCGCCGATCTGGTCGCCTGCGAGGATACGCGGGTCACGGCGGTGCTCACCCGTCACTATGGCATCAAGGCGCCACTGCTTCCCTATCATGAGCACAATGCCGAGCAGCAGCGGCCCCGCATCCTCGCCGCGCTGGCCGAGAACAAGGTAGTGGCGCTGGTCAGCGATGCCGGGACGCCGCTGCTTTCCGATCCAGGCTTCCGTCTCGTCGGCGCTGTGGTGGAGGCGCGCCATCCCGTCTTTCCCGTGCCCGGCGCATCGGCGCTCCTTTCCGCGCTCGTCACCGCCGCGCTGCCGACCGATGCCTTCCTCTTCGCCGGCTTCCTGCCGACGCGCACCGTCGGGCGGCGGAAGCGGCTCGCCGAACTCGCCGCGACACCGGCGACGCTCGTCTTCTACGAATCGCCGCACCGCACCGCCGATGCGCTCGCCGACATGGCCGTCGTGCTGGGAGCGGACCGCCCCGCCGTGGTCGCCCGCGAGCTCACCAAGGCATTCGAGACGGTGAAGCGCGGGACGCTGGGTTCGCTCGCCGCCGAATTCGCCGCCGGCCCGGACCCGAAGGGCGAGATCGTCATCCTCGCCGGCCCGCCGGTCGCCGCGATACCGGAGGCCGATGACGTCGACAGTCTCCTGATCGGCCTGCTGGCTGAGCATCCGCTCAAGGAGGCGGCGAAGCTCGCCGCCGAGACGACCGGCCTCTCCCGCCGCGATCTCTATCAACGCGCGCTGGAGCTGAAGGATGACCCGGACGATGGCGCGTGA
- a CDS encoding YraN family protein, producing the protein MTRTMARDRRAAERQGHRAETLAALYLQLKGYRLIARRFKTPVGEIDLVMRRGRLLVFVEVKARRTADEAISAVSPTARRRILRAADWFIASRPATADFGVRFDVVALAPRRWPHHLRDAFSLDR; encoded by the coding sequence ATGACCCGGACGATGGCGCGTGATCGCCGCGCCGCCGAACGGCAGGGTCACCGAGCGGAGACGCTCGCGGCGCTCTACCTCCAACTGAAGGGCTACCGGCTGATTGCCCGTCGATTCAAGACGCCGGTCGGCGAGATCGATCTCGTCATGCGGCGTGGCCGGCTGCTCGTGTTCGTCGAGGTCAAGGCTCGCCGCACAGCGGATGAGGCGATCTCAGCCGTCTCGCCAACAGCGCGGCGGCGCATCCTGCGCGCGGCGGACTGGTTCATCGCCAGCCGTCCGGCAACTGCGGATTTCGGCGTGCGCTTCGATGTCGTGGCCCTGGCGCCGCGGCGCTGGCCACATCATCTGCGCGACGCTTTCTCGCTCGATCGCTGA
- the gshB gene encoding glutathione synthase, which yields MSLSVAVQMDHIASINIKGDSTFALMLEAQKRGHKLFHYTPERLSLRNGRVEARLESVSVRDIPGDHFSLGETERTDLSTFDVVLLRQDPPFDMGYITTTHLLERIHPKTLVVNDPANVRNAPEKIFVTEFPDLMPPTLISRDPEEIRLFRHEHGDIIIKPLYGNGGAGVFRLSEGDQNLASLLEIFGAAYRAQPYVVQRYLPAVRAGDKRIILVDGVAVGAINRVPADGESRSNMHVGGRPEPIEITRRDREICEAIGPALKARGFLFVGIDVIGDSMTEINVTSPTGIREVKRFGGADIAALLWDAIEAKR from the coding sequence ATGTCGCTTTCCGTCGCCGTCCAGATGGACCACATCGCCAGCATCAACATCAAAGGCGACTCGACATTCGCCCTGATGCTGGAAGCGCAGAAACGCGGCCACAAGCTGTTCCATTACACCCCGGAGCGGCTGTCGCTGCGCAATGGGCGGGTCGAGGCGCGGCTGGAGAGCGTTTCCGTCCGCGATATTCCCGGCGACCATTTTTCGCTCGGCGAAACCGAGCGGACCGATCTTTCGACCTTCGACGTCGTGCTGCTGCGCCAGGATCCGCCCTTCGACATGGGCTACATCACGACGACGCATCTTCTGGAGCGGATCCATCCGAAGACGCTGGTCGTCAACGATCCGGCCAATGTGCGCAACGCGCCGGAGAAAATCTTCGTCACCGAATTCCCGGACCTGATGCCGCCGACGCTGATTTCGCGCGACCCGGAGGAGATCCGCCTGTTCCGGCATGAGCATGGCGACATCATCATCAAGCCACTCTATGGCAATGGCGGCGCCGGGGTCTTCCGTCTCTCCGAGGGCGACCAGAACCTCGCCTCGCTGCTGGAGATATTCGGCGCCGCCTATCGCGCCCAGCCCTATGTCGTGCAGCGCTATCTTCCGGCGGTGCGGGCCGGCGACAAACGCATCATCCTCGTCGACGGCGTGGCCGTGGGCGCCATCAACCGCGTGCCGGCGGACGGTGAATCGCGCTCCAACATGCATGTCGGCGGCCGGCCTGAGCCGATCGAGATCACACGGCGCGACCGCGAGATCTGCGAGGCGATCGGCCCGGCGCTGAAGGCGCGCGGCTTCCTCTTCGTCGGGATCGACGTCATCGGCGACTCCATGACTGAAATCAACGTCACCTCGCCGACCGGCATCCGCGAAGTGAAGCGCTTCGGCGGCGCCGACATCGCCGCGCTGCTCTGGGACGCGATCGAAGCCAAAAGGTGA
- a CDS encoding HNH endonuclease has protein sequence MITRYRRRIPADVARKLRQEAGFGCAKCGHPYLEYHHIVPWRDDQHYRVEDMVALCANCHANIDVYRADRQYQLKYKPKNIVEDRVQGFLDFDKRDLIFRVGGNWFENVDTMIQFRNTPIVSARIIDNQARVSLNLFNSAGRLVLQVVDNEIALRASTFWDFECRQGVAIARSATRSIALRMDFQGNEASIEGEIWMGGKAVRLGREETSVGTNTLRNNRIVGSRVGIQIG, from the coding sequence GTGATCACAAGATATCGAAGAAGGATCCCTGCTGACGTGGCGAGAAAACTACGTCAGGAGGCAGGGTTCGGGTGCGCCAAATGCGGCCATCCGTACTTAGAATATCATCACATCGTCCCCTGGCGAGACGACCAGCATTATCGAGTCGAGGATATGGTGGCGTTATGCGCCAACTGCCACGCAAATATCGATGTCTACAGAGCGGATAGGCAATATCAATTAAAATATAAACCAAAGAATATCGTAGAGGATCGGGTCCAAGGATTCCTTGATTTTGACAAACGAGACCTAATTTTTCGCGTTGGGGGAAACTGGTTTGAAAATGTCGATACAATGATCCAATTTCGCAATACACCGATCGTATCCGCAAGGATAATCGACAATCAAGCCCGCGTTTCATTAAATCTATTCAACAGTGCAGGACGTCTTGTCTTGCAGGTGGTGGACAATGAAATAGCGCTTCGAGCGAGTACTTTCTGGGATTTTGAATGTCGCCAGGGTGTCGCGATTGCGCGATCAGCGACAAGGAGTATCGCGCTTCGGATGGATTTCCAAGGAAATGAGGCATCGATAGAAGGCGAAATATGGATGGGGGGTAAGGCAGTACGGCTGGGTCGCGAAGAAACAAGTGTGGGCACGAATACTCTTCGGAACAATAGGATCGTCGGGTCGCGAGTGGGTATTCAGATCGGGTGA